In Euphorbia lathyris chromosome 9, ddEupLath1.1, whole genome shotgun sequence, the following are encoded in one genomic region:
- the LOC136206065 gene encoding UPF0161 protein At3g09310 has product MALVISLNPQTPFYGDFIKLPYKTLGINSLKSVSRIRSHHWSSSISIKTPTWKHRLSVLNKSDSDSHQIDQQDEEVNDFGVKAALSVLRFYKREISPILPRSCRYVPTCSEYSMIAYKKYGFYKGTVLTAWRLCRCNPLGGSGFDPPRWFDEEMPPEE; this is encoded by the exons ATGGCGTTGGTTATCTCCTTAAACCCCCAGACACCTTTCTATGGCGATTTCATTAAACTTCCATACAAAACGCTCGGTATCAATTCTCTCAAATCTGTATCCAGGATTCGAAGCCATCACTGGAGTTCTTCCATTTCCATTAAAACCCCAACATGGAAGCACCGCCTCTCAGTCCTCAATAAATCGGACTCAGACTCGCACCAAATCGATCAACAAG ACGAGGAAGTGAACGATTTTGGAGTTAAAGCTGCATTGTCCGTTCTCAGATTCTACAAAA GGGAAATTTCACCTATCTTACCAAGAAGCTGTCGATATGTTCCAACATGTAGTGAGTATTCGATGATTGCTTACAAGAAATATGGTTTTTATAAGGGCACTGTGTTGACTGCCTGGCGTCTTTGTCGATGCAATCCACTCG GCGGGTCTGGATTTGATCCTCCACGATGGTTTGACGAGGAAATGCCTCCTGAAGAATGA